A stretch of the uncultured Desulfobacter sp. genome encodes the following:
- a CDS encoding sigma-54 dependent transcriptional regulator yields MTSPTPLIGVSSPMLKIKELINHVAQTSLNILITGETGVGKEVVAQSLHAESNRSKNSFVKINCAALPETLLESELYGYEKGAFTGAHKKRYGKFLTADKGVLFLDEIGDMPLSLQSKMLHVLQSGEFSPLGSDQDFKTDVWVIAATNQCLEENIKNKTFREDLFYRLNIIKIDIPPLRERPEDIPALIEYYYKKYLPEHPNIQAERPDKQIMERLCRYHWPGNVRQLQNCIKKQMVLNSWDKIFDELPNDAYITGKSSSENTSQGQLPGSGMYSPEYKLENDPGNRRLRIISEFVDLSTSSEKLFEDISLKKIKKLASDKVEKEVIIFVLEKVGWNRSKAAKILKVSYKTLLYKMSEFDVNPPIS; encoded by the coding sequence ATGACTTCACCAACCCCGTTGATAGGCGTTTCCAGCCCCATGCTGAAAATAAAGGAACTGATCAACCATGTCGCCCAAACCAGTCTGAATATCCTGATCACAGGAGAGACGGGTGTTGGAAAGGAAGTGGTTGCCCAGAGCCTGCATGCTGAATCGAATCGGTCCAAAAATAGTTTTGTAAAAATAAATTGTGCAGCCTTACCTGAAACCCTTCTGGAATCAGAACTGTACGGGTATGAAAAAGGCGCTTTTACCGGGGCACACAAAAAACGCTATGGTAAATTTTTGACAGCAGACAAGGGTGTTCTTTTTCTTGACGAAATTGGGGATATGCCACTTAGCCTTCAATCAAAAATGCTCCACGTACTCCAAAGCGGCGAGTTTTCTCCCTTGGGGTCAGACCAGGATTTTAAAACCGATGTCTGGGTCATTGCAGCAACCAACCAGTGTCTTGAAGAAAATATAAAAAATAAAACCTTTAGAGAGGATCTTTTTTATCGGCTTAATATTATAAAAATAGACATCCCCCCCCTCCGTGAACGCCCCGAGGATATTCCCGCCCTCATCGAATATTATTATAAAAAATACTTGCCGGAACATCCCAACATTCAGGCTGAAAGGCCTGATAAACAGATTATGGAAAGGCTTTGCCGTTATCACTGGCCAGGCAATGTGCGCCAGCTGCAAAATTGTATAAAAAAACAGATGGTGCTCAATTCCTGGGACAAAATTTTTGACGAGTTGCCCAATGACGCATACATTACCGGGAAATCGTCTTCGGAAAACACCTCCCAGGGTCAATTGCCCGGTTCCGGTATGTATTCGCCTGAGTATAAACTTGAGAACGACCCTGGAAACCGTCGACTGAGGATCATTTCAGAATTTGTTGATCTGTCCACAAGTTCTGAAAAATTATTTGAAGACATCTCTTTGAAAAAAATAAAAAAACTTGCCTCTGACAAGGTGGAAAAGGAAGTGATCATTTTTGTGCTGGAAAAAGTGGGGTGGAACCGATCC